The proteins below come from a single Streptomyces sp. B3I8 genomic window:
- a CDS encoding DnaB-like helicase N-terminal domain-containing protein, producing MPQTPEPDEDDLYASAPPQPVFHVEQALLGALLLDPHRLGDVNGISADSFSTAAHSALFAAISTLPPPDPAEHAKNTNWLNRVLAMAREQARGLTTSDLHALVQVCPWPRHAPAYARMVEAEHARRRLQTAAERLIQTVHDASLPHPVQTVLAETDALTSVVDDVAARFPPRAGVLPRTGAPSPPVPPDYTEAVEEEQLLLATATAYPADIESVRWLLPDDLTLPLHAGLWQCLTALARRPEPVDPVTVLWEAQQRGLLGDGSEPGEVLRMLAEPAGSVEYWGERALQRSLLATADLTGRHIKAYAGDPANTPFQLVVGARRALADIGAVRTRWQHATGTVPTPRPRPTPTTRAGPPTTTAAHAARAARATR from the coding sequence ATGCCCCAAACCCCAGAACCCGACGAAGACGACCTCTACGCCAGCGCACCACCGCAGCCGGTGTTCCACGTCGAGCAGGCTCTCCTCGGTGCCCTCCTCCTCGATCCGCACCGTCTCGGCGACGTGAACGGCATCTCCGCCGACTCTTTCTCCACAGCCGCGCACTCCGCCCTGTTCGCCGCGATCAGCACCCTGCCGCCGCCCGACCCGGCCGAGCACGCGAAGAACACCAATTGGCTCAACCGCGTGCTCGCCATGGCACGCGAGCAGGCACGCGGACTGACCACCTCAGACCTGCACGCCCTCGTCCAGGTCTGCCCCTGGCCCCGCCACGCACCGGCCTACGCACGCATGGTCGAGGCCGAACACGCCCGCCGCCGCCTGCAGACAGCCGCCGAACGCCTCATCCAGACCGTCCACGATGCCTCCCTCCCGCACCCCGTCCAGACAGTGCTCGCCGAGACCGACGCGCTCACCTCAGTCGTGGACGACGTCGCAGCCCGCTTCCCTCCACGCGCCGGCGTGCTGCCACGCACCGGGGCACCATCGCCGCCCGTCCCGCCTGACTACACGGAGGCAGTCGAGGAGGAGCAGTTGCTGCTCGCGACCGCCACCGCCTACCCCGCCGACATCGAGTCCGTCCGGTGGCTGCTCCCGGACGACCTCACCCTGCCCTTGCACGCCGGTCTCTGGCAGTGCCTGACCGCCCTGGCTCGCCGCCCCGAGCCCGTCGACCCCGTCACGGTCCTATGGGAGGCCCAGCAGCGCGGCCTGCTGGGCGACGGAAGTGAGCCGGGCGAGGTGCTCCGCATGCTGGCCGAACCGGCCGGATCCGTGGAGTACTGGGGCGAGCGCGCCCTGCAGCGTTCCCTCCTGGCCACTGCCGATCTCACCGGCCGGCACATCAAGGCGTACGCAGGAGACCCCGCGAACACCCCGTTCCAACTCGTCGTCGGCGCCCGCCGAGCCCTCGCCGACATCGGCGCCGTCCGCACCCGCTGGCAGCACGCCACCGGAACGGTCCCGACGCCGCGACCGCGACCGACGCCCACCACCCGTGCCGGCCCGCCCACCACCACGGCCGCGCACGCCGCCCGCGCCGCGCGAGCCACCCGATAG
- a CDS encoding DNA cytosine methyltransferase, producing MILDLFAGPGGWSRALHVLGVRDVGLEWDEWACKTRAAAGQLTIRTDVAMYPTWPFIGRTRGLIASPPCQAWSMAGKRLGLLDQPLVHAAVEDLAAGRDTRERLLVACRDERSLLAAEPMRYLHALNTVGEPDWVAMEEVPDVLPLWKQYAAVLRGWGFSVWYGILNAADFGVPQTRRRAILLASRVRTAQPPMPTHSQVAEPESLFGPGRARWVSMAEALGWGATDRPVPTVCAGGGPGGGPEPFPSGSRKTLSDARERGTWMPRPDGVALRSRREGAGWAARHGTRENRDADLPASTFTAEAHRWSWSLRSNNQANATVRPLSEPAGTLFFGHRANECTWVAEPTSPPTADTDASAVPEPIRITAREAGILQTFPADYPWAGNKGQVFGQIGNAVPPLLAGHLLAPHLGVALDPDDFALAA from the coding sequence GTGATACTCGATCTCTTCGCGGGGCCGGGCGGCTGGAGCAGGGCACTGCATGTCCTTGGCGTGCGCGACGTCGGTCTGGAATGGGACGAGTGGGCGTGCAAGACCCGTGCTGCTGCTGGACAGTTGACTATCCGGACCGACGTGGCGATGTATCCGACCTGGCCGTTCATCGGCCGCACGCGCGGGCTGATCGCTTCCCCGCCGTGCCAGGCGTGGAGCATGGCCGGCAAGCGCCTCGGCCTGCTCGACCAGCCGCTGGTGCATGCGGCGGTCGAGGACCTGGCTGCCGGACGCGACACCCGCGAACGCCTCCTCGTCGCCTGCCGTGACGAGCGTTCCCTGCTCGCGGCCGAGCCGATGCGGTACCTCCACGCCCTGAACACGGTCGGCGAGCCCGACTGGGTCGCCATGGAGGAGGTGCCGGACGTCCTACCGCTGTGGAAGCAGTACGCGGCCGTCCTGCGCGGGTGGGGATTCTCGGTCTGGTACGGGATCCTCAACGCCGCCGACTTCGGCGTTCCGCAGACCAGGAGGCGGGCGATCCTGCTGGCCTCCCGGGTCCGTACGGCGCAGCCTCCCATGCCCACGCACTCCCAAGTCGCCGAGCCGGAATCGCTGTTCGGTCCGGGCCGGGCCCGCTGGGTCAGCATGGCCGAGGCCCTGGGATGGGGTGCGACTGACCGGCCAGTTCCCACCGTCTGCGCCGGCGGCGGGCCGGGCGGCGGACCCGAACCGTTCCCGTCGGGCTCCCGCAAGACGCTCTCCGACGCCCGGGAGCGCGGCACCTGGATGCCCAGGCCGGATGGAGTAGCCCTGCGGTCCCGCCGTGAAGGCGCTGGATGGGCGGCCCGGCACGGCACACGCGAGAACCGGGACGCCGACCTTCCGGCGTCGACGTTCACCGCCGAGGCGCACCGCTGGTCCTGGTCCCTGCGCAGCAACAACCAGGCCAACGCCACCGTCCGTCCGCTGTCCGAGCCGGCAGGCACGCTGTTCTTCGGACACCGGGCCAACGAGTGCACCTGGGTCGCCGAACCCACCTCGCCTCCCACTGCGGACACGGACGCGTCGGCAGTGCCGGAGCCGATCCGGATCACCGCCCGCGAGGCCGGCATCCTGCAGACATTCCCCGCCGACTACCCCTGGGCCGGAAACAAAGGCCAGGTCTTCGGCCAGATCGGTAACGCCGTACCGCCGCTGCTCGCCGGCCACCTCCTCGCTCCGCACCTCGGCGTCGCCCTCGACCCCGACGACTTCGCTCTCGCCGCCTGA
- a CDS encoding type IV secretory system conjugative DNA transfer family protein: MPSSSSNSGTDGYDLVLRLLIGVLAIVVPLSHLAWLSGNITAYLTGTAWAPYQPTNALLHPERVWPDAGETSLLIGARIVPVFLLLALGVGAGVLWARHKNRSGGRKKKIADMAKARDIEPLMAKAITDKARSLRPSLKDSKRIDAKDTGILLGNLQGSRHEVRMGFEDVAVAIMAPRSGKTTSLAIPSMLGAPGPVLLTSNKAAGDAFTTAYEARARAGTVWTMDPQQIAHAAREMWWNPLASARTLDGANRLAGHFLAASVDASQQGDFWSKAGSNILSQLLLAAALDERPITDIMQWLAFPADRTPLDILRDHGFAAVAAQLKGTVEGPPETRDGIYETARQYASALLNAEIAAWVTPQKDVPEFRPEQFVTSTDTLFLLSKDGGGGASALIAACADSVMRAATAQAERAGGRLDPPMLAILDEAANVCKISDLPDLYSHLGSRGIIPITILQSYRQGQKVWGDAGMDAMWSASTVKVIGSGIDDPDFADKLSRLIGDHDVETTSTSHSESGKSTSVSMRQERILPADAIRALPKGTALCFATGMRAAMLDLRPWYREPGAEELSAASARASQAITARAVAKHAPTQSEFGKAA; this comes from the coding sequence TTGCCCTCTTCCTCCTCCAACAGCGGCACCGACGGGTACGACCTCGTCCTGCGCCTCCTGATCGGCGTGCTCGCCATCGTCGTCCCCCTGTCCCACCTGGCCTGGCTGTCCGGCAACATCACCGCCTACCTCACCGGCACCGCCTGGGCCCCCTACCAGCCGACCAACGCCCTGCTCCACCCCGAGCGGGTCTGGCCCGACGCAGGAGAAACGTCCCTCCTGATCGGTGCCCGCATCGTCCCCGTTTTCCTGCTCCTGGCCCTCGGGGTGGGGGCGGGCGTCCTGTGGGCCCGGCACAAGAACCGAAGCGGCGGCCGGAAGAAGAAGATCGCCGACATGGCCAAGGCCCGGGACATCGAGCCGCTGATGGCCAAGGCGATCACCGACAAAGCCCGCTCCCTGCGCCCCAGCCTGAAGGACAGCAAGCGCATCGACGCGAAGGACACCGGCATCCTCCTCGGCAACCTGCAGGGCAGCCGCCACGAGGTCAGGATGGGGTTCGAAGACGTCGCCGTCGCGATCATGGCGCCCCGATCCGGCAAGACCACCTCGCTCGCCATCCCCTCCATGCTCGGCGCACCCGGCCCGGTCCTGCTGACATCGAACAAGGCCGCCGGCGACGCCTTCACCACCGCCTACGAGGCGAGGGCCCGGGCGGGGACGGTGTGGACCATGGACCCGCAGCAGATCGCGCACGCCGCCCGCGAGATGTGGTGGAACCCCCTCGCCAGCGCGAGAACCCTGGACGGGGCGAACCGGCTCGCCGGACACTTCCTCGCCGCCTCCGTGGACGCCTCCCAGCAGGGTGACTTCTGGTCGAAGGCCGGCAGCAACATCCTCTCCCAGCTGCTCCTGGCCGCAGCGCTAGACGAGCGGCCCATCACCGACATCATGCAGTGGCTCGCCTTCCCCGCCGACCGCACGCCGCTGGACATCCTGCGCGACCATGGCTTCGCCGCCGTCGCCGCCCAGCTCAAGGGCACCGTCGAAGGGCCGCCCGAGACCCGAGACGGCATCTACGAGACCGCCCGGCAGTACGCCTCCGCGCTCCTGAACGCGGAAATCGCCGCCTGGGTGACACCGCAGAAAGACGTACCGGAATTCCGGCCGGAGCAATTCGTCACATCCACCGACACCCTGTTCCTGCTCAGCAAGGACGGCGGAGGCGGAGCCTCGGCGCTGATCGCCGCGTGCGCGGACTCGGTGATGCGAGCCGCGACCGCGCAGGCCGAACGAGCAGGCGGACGCCTTGACCCGCCCATGCTCGCGATCCTCGACGAGGCAGCCAACGTGTGCAAAATTTCGGACCTCCCGGATTTGTACTCCCACCTCGGCAGCCGCGGGATCATCCCGATCACCATCCTGCAGTCCTACCGCCAGGGTCAGAAGGTCTGGGGAGACGCGGGCATGGACGCCATGTGGTCCGCCTCGACCGTGAAGGTCATCGGCTCCGGCATCGACGACCCCGACTTCGCCGACAAGCTCAGCCGTTTGATCGGCGACCACGACGTGGAGACCACGTCCACCTCGCACTCGGAGTCCGGGAAGTCGACTTCGGTCAGCATGCGGCAGGAGCGGATCCTGCCCGCCGACGCGATCCGCGCCCTCCCCAAGGGCACCGCGCTCTGCTTCGCCACCGGCATGCGCGCCGCCATGCTCGACCTACGCCCGTGGTACCGGGAGCCCGGCGCGGAGGAGTTGTCCGCGGCGTCCGCCCGCGCGTCGCAGGCAATCACCGCCCGCGCCGTCGCAAAGCACGCGCCGACACAGTCCGAGTTCGGGAAGGCCGCGTGA
- a CDS encoding DUF317 domain-containing protein, which produces MPATPETVEVDFITPRHLAGGGDPAWITVPLHRACGWSHGNDPLMPRVLLSSPDQKALLRLEPDPDGQWWTLHRAAEPDRPAWYASFGARTPVELIAAVTDALTDPAPAADAPSDPYGALRQTGWSPYGDNGLVSPDKTAYIERLGTPADLEAWFVTVTLGMHQKVWQARFGEHTPPHVVAAFTGALADPKPVLRIDNGRSLPTLDPSVVTRQTTDVLALYVAGALEERVHTLAARHATAPTVSVPSRQPPARNNRSR; this is translated from the coding sequence ATGCCCGCGACTCCCGAGACCGTCGAGGTCGACTTCATCACCCCGCGCCACCTCGCCGGCGGCGGTGACCCCGCCTGGATCACCGTCCCCCTCCACCGTGCCTGCGGCTGGAGCCACGGCAACGACCCCCTGATGCCGCGCGTCCTGCTCTCCAGCCCCGACCAGAAGGCCCTCCTCCGCCTGGAGCCCGACCCCGACGGACAGTGGTGGACCCTTCACCGCGCCGCCGAGCCGGACCGGCCCGCCTGGTACGCCAGCTTCGGCGCCCGCACCCCCGTCGAACTCATCGCCGCCGTCACCGACGCCCTCACCGACCCGGCCCCAGCCGCTGACGCGCCTTCCGACCCGTACGGAGCACTCCGACAGACCGGTTGGTCACCGTACGGCGACAACGGCCTCGTTTCCCCGGACAAGACGGCGTACATCGAGCGCCTGGGAACACCGGCTGATCTGGAAGCCTGGTTCGTCACCGTCACCCTCGGCATGCATCAGAAGGTGTGGCAGGCCCGCTTCGGCGAGCACACCCCGCCTCACGTCGTCGCCGCGTTCACTGGTGCACTCGCCGATCCGAAGCCCGTACTCCGTATCGACAACGGGCGCAGTCTCCCGACCCTCGACCCCAGCGTCGTCACCCGCCAGACCACGGACGTGCTCGCCTTGTACGTCGCCGGGGCGCTGGAAGAACGCGTCCACACCCTCGCTGCCCGGCACGCGACCGCGCCGACGGTCTCGGTCCCCTCGCGGCAGCCGCCGGCCAGGAACAACCGCAGCCGCTGA
- a CDS encoding DUF317 domain-containing protein: MPLSERQLAAFADKHAGRIPFDTSPRHLAGPGDARHVTHGLAAAGWSPVSDPLSAEIVLCSPDLRHRLQFDPQSTTSAWWRLRAEPTDTEPGWYAEFGELVPAEVLAAFADALIVPPPRQPDPWRPVTSAGWHHDSDGTARSPDSMCHIELRPLSEFHDRPSWHIETREPGHGEFPGPRIWHAYLDEHTPTHLVSAFLTALADRSPLQRGMYDRTGHYSAVQEPSPLRPQQVVDAHATRLKSLRAQARSARRRQTKTVTPPAHASTALLAARR; the protein is encoded by the coding sequence GTGCCGCTGAGCGAACGGCAGCTCGCCGCCTTCGCCGACAAGCACGCCGGACGCATCCCGTTCGACACCAGCCCCCGCCACCTCGCCGGCCCCGGAGACGCCCGCCACGTCACCCACGGCCTGGCCGCCGCCGGATGGAGTCCCGTCTCCGACCCCCTGAGTGCCGAGATCGTCCTGTGCAGCCCTGACCTTCGCCACCGTCTCCAGTTCGACCCGCAGTCCACCACCTCCGCGTGGTGGCGGCTGCGGGCCGAGCCCACCGACACCGAGCCCGGCTGGTACGCCGAGTTCGGCGAACTCGTGCCCGCCGAGGTCCTCGCCGCCTTCGCCGACGCCCTCATCGTCCCGCCGCCACGGCAGCCGGACCCTTGGCGGCCGGTGACCTCGGCGGGCTGGCACCACGACTCGGACGGCACCGCGCGCTCGCCGGACTCCATGTGTCACATCGAACTGCGCCCGCTGAGCGAATTCCACGACCGGCCGTCCTGGCACATCGAGACCCGCGAGCCTGGCCACGGAGAGTTTCCCGGCCCACGCATCTGGCACGCCTACCTCGACGAGCACACCCCCACCCACCTGGTCAGCGCGTTCCTCACCGCGCTGGCCGACCGCAGCCCGCTCCAGCGAGGCATGTACGACCGCACCGGCCACTACAGCGCCGTACAGGAGCCCAGCCCGCTGCGCCCGCAGCAGGTGGTCGACGCCCACGCCACTCGCCTCAAGTCGCTCCGCGCACAGGCACGCTCCGCCCGCCGCCGGCAGACGAAAACCGTGACGCCCCCGGCGCACGCCAGCACCGCGCTGCTGGCCGCTCGCCGCTGA
- a CDS encoding DUF317 domain-containing protein: MKKKQWQGWGAGEQAEQHYLVQPRALAGGGDVRHVSEFLRASGWRDKSKSGDPLHMESPDRTVRVAYDPYVLPGGWTIHGQADGANGEWSAHLGRQTPVEIVAGLTDALTRPRSAHAPNVWAPLQEQNWHTRFEGAHYMATSPDGTAWMQYHQGADGSAMWWTGAQDKQGNGWTANFTPNTPMHLVQAFSTELASPDPVMRPRGRVPHSAQIRTWSVSVKPSQLSAWQQARITAARAATWARNSARSTRPRTSPRPYTPTSSARTRR; this comes from the coding sequence GTGAAGAAGAAGCAGTGGCAGGGCTGGGGGGCGGGCGAGCAGGCCGAGCAGCACTACCTCGTCCAGCCCCGTGCCCTGGCTGGTGGCGGCGACGTCCGGCACGTCTCGGAGTTCCTGCGCGCCTCGGGCTGGCGGGACAAGTCCAAGTCGGGCGACCCCCTGCACATGGAGAGCCCGGACCGGACCGTCCGCGTCGCCTACGACCCCTACGTCCTTCCCGGCGGGTGGACCATCCACGGCCAAGCAGATGGTGCCAACGGCGAGTGGTCGGCGCACCTGGGCCGGCAGACCCCGGTGGAGATCGTCGCCGGACTGACCGACGCCCTCACTCGCCCCCGCTCCGCCCACGCCCCCAACGTCTGGGCACCTCTGCAGGAGCAGAACTGGCACACGCGTTTCGAGGGCGCGCACTACATGGCGACGAGCCCCGACGGCACCGCGTGGATGCAGTACCACCAGGGCGCCGACGGCTCGGCGATGTGGTGGACCGGAGCGCAGGACAAGCAGGGCAACGGCTGGACGGCCAACTTCACGCCGAACACACCGATGCACCTGGTGCAAGCCTTCTCGACCGAACTCGCCAGCCCCGATCCCGTGATGCGTCCGCGCGGACGCGTGCCGCACAGCGCGCAGATCCGTACCTGGTCGGTCTCCGTCAAACCCTCCCAGCTCAGTGCGTGGCAGCAGGCCCGGATCACGGCCGCCCGCGCCGCCACCTGGGCCCGCAACAGCGCCCGAAGTACCCGGCCGCGTACCAGCCCCCGTCCCTACACCCCGACCAGCAGCGCCCGGACCCGCCGCTGA
- a CDS encoding relaxase/mobilization nuclease — translation MIPRLHERTHRPQDPLEEALGRPVSPNEGLTEYTVVAHWPGLDYFTLDDEQKTWTAVQWAEHLEDPYLEHPFTASPEDDRRAILHLSIRLHPHDRELTGPEWAEVAHRLARAAGIEIPGKDHGCRWIAVQAQPGRLDLIANLIHLDGAWHTPPADRLRRLANEARRIEQDLHLIPVRSGPAPRPAIRSAPTASAQLAGILTQLADEQAGPLATVRGLVEHTAHRIARQPGAAGTDTAHRLELIARRLDAIQQDLDSTAAHLFQPPAVAVPAAVRHTAHRSP, via the coding sequence GTGATCCCCCGTCTGCACGAGCGGACCCACCGGCCCCAGGACCCGCTCGAAGAGGCGCTCGGCCGGCCGGTCTCACCGAACGAGGGCCTGACGGAGTACACCGTCGTCGCCCACTGGCCGGGCCTGGATTACTTCACCCTGGACGACGAGCAGAAGACCTGGACGGCCGTCCAGTGGGCCGAGCACCTCGAAGACCCCTACCTGGAGCACCCGTTCACCGCCAGCCCAGAAGACGACCGGCGGGCGATTCTCCACCTCAGCATCCGCCTTCACCCGCACGACCGGGAACTGACAGGACCCGAGTGGGCCGAAGTCGCTCACCGGCTCGCGCGGGCCGCCGGCATCGAGATTCCCGGTAAAGATCACGGCTGCCGGTGGATCGCCGTCCAAGCCCAGCCCGGGCGGCTCGACCTGATCGCGAACCTGATCCACCTCGACGGCGCATGGCACACCCCTCCCGCCGACAGACTGCGGCGCCTTGCGAACGAGGCGCGTCGCATTGAGCAGGACCTCCATCTGATCCCCGTTCGCTCCGGCCCCGCTCCGCGGCCTGCCATTCGCTCGGCGCCCACGGCATCGGCCCAGCTCGCGGGCATCCTCACGCAGCTCGCTGACGAACAGGCCGGCCCGCTGGCCACGGTGCGCGGACTCGTCGAGCACACCGCACACCGGATCGCCCGCCAGCCGGGAGCGGCCGGCACCGATACCGCGCACCGCCTGGAGCTGATCGCCCGCCGCCTCGACGCCATCCAGCAGGACCTGGACAGCACCGCAGCCCACCTGTTTCAGCCACCTGCCGTCGCCGTCCCGGCCGCCGTCCGGCACACCGCCCACCGATCGCCGTAG
- a CDS encoding glycosyltransferase, whose product MITVVISSRLREDRLDYLTAMHASLTRQSVPWEAVIALDGASPDRLPAPLAQDPRVRTLVLPRPVGAACARNLALAHVRTRYLNWADDDDEFPNDAMSVRLNALESTGVGWCAGWSEDQHLDGSTTLWRCPTPPGRHEAGDVWTYWKSPADTIPIGPTTILARTDLVRAAPMGGLVQGEDYCAALGVTTLAPGILLPVPVYRYRKWDGQMTAQVGYDQLEVAARAHAWAYGRSLRAALRRGEDRVHG is encoded by the coding sequence CTGATCACCGTCGTTATCTCCAGCCGCCTGCGCGAAGACCGGCTGGACTATCTGACTGCCATGCACGCCAGTCTTACCCGGCAGTCCGTGCCGTGGGAGGCCGTGATCGCCCTGGACGGTGCCTCGCCCGACCGTCTGCCGGCCCCGCTCGCGCAGGACCCTCGCGTCCGCACGCTGGTGCTGCCCCGGCCGGTCGGCGCCGCCTGCGCCCGGAACCTGGCCCTCGCCCACGTCCGCACCCGGTACTTGAACTGGGCCGACGACGATGATGAGTTCCCGAACGACGCGATGTCCGTACGGCTGAACGCCCTGGAATCGACCGGAGTCGGCTGGTGTGCGGGCTGGAGCGAGGACCAGCACCTCGACGGCTCGACCACTCTGTGGCGATGTCCCACACCGCCCGGCCGGCACGAGGCCGGCGACGTGTGGACGTACTGGAAGTCGCCGGCGGACACCATCCCCATCGGGCCGACCACGATCCTCGCCCGCACCGACCTCGTGCGTGCCGCTCCAATGGGCGGCCTCGTCCAGGGCGAGGACTACTGCGCGGCCCTCGGCGTGACCACTCTTGCGCCCGGAATCCTGCTGCCGGTCCCCGTATACAGATATCGCAAATGGGACGGGCAGATGACGGCCCAGGTCGGATACGACCAGCTCGAGGTGGCGGCCCGGGCGCACGCCTGGGCCTACGGCCGCAGCCTGCGCGCCGCCCTGCGCCGCGGGGAGGACCGGGTCCATGGCTGA
- a CDS encoding VirB4 family type IV secretion system protein: MSHRPARRARRASASPLFTPHGTDRASRKAARRQLAEATAKARAEASAHQSETTSAEHQMPAALHPLSGRPGPASARGNRMKLPAHRMTTAVAAGAYPFLAEGGLGAEGIYIGRDVHAEASFVFDPFALYGKVEGFTNPNLLLAGVIGQGKSALAKSFALRSVAFGYRVYVPCDPKGEWTPVAEALGGRSVALGPGLPGRLNPLDAAPRPESVSETDWVGEIRKRRLLLLGSLARTVLGRDLMPMEHTALDIALDAVVTRAADTHRAPLLGDVAATLNNPSALDEAAGMMSGQLGDAARDLAHAMRRLVHGDLAGMFDAPSTVAFDPNAPMLTIDLSRLGGSGDDTALVLAMTCASAWMESALSDPKGGRRWIVYDEAWRLMRHVGLLQRMQAQWKLSRGLGIANLMVIHRLSDLLTAGDAGSQGRALAEGLLADCSTRIIYRQETDQLHAAASLLGLTSVEMDAIAHLNRGRGLWKVAGRSFIVQHLLHAYELALFDTDARMH; the protein is encoded by the coding sequence ATGAGCCACCGGCCAGCCCGTCGCGCCCGCCGCGCCTCCGCCAGCCCCCTGTTCACCCCCCACGGCACCGACCGTGCCAGCCGCAAAGCTGCCCGCCGCCAGCTCGCCGAGGCCACCGCCAAGGCCCGCGCCGAAGCCAGCGCCCACCAGAGCGAGACCACGTCAGCCGAGCACCAGATGCCCGCCGCGCTCCACCCCCTGAGCGGGCGTCCCGGTCCCGCCTCCGCGCGGGGGAACCGGATGAAGCTGCCCGCCCACCGCATGACGACGGCCGTGGCCGCCGGCGCGTACCCGTTCCTGGCCGAAGGTGGCCTCGGCGCCGAGGGCATCTACATCGGCCGCGACGTCCACGCCGAGGCTAGCTTCGTCTTCGATCCGTTCGCGCTGTACGGCAAGGTCGAGGGGTTCACCAACCCGAACCTCTTGCTCGCCGGAGTGATCGGCCAGGGCAAGAGCGCGCTCGCCAAGTCCTTCGCGCTGCGTTCGGTGGCCTTCGGATACCGCGTCTACGTGCCGTGTGACCCGAAAGGCGAGTGGACGCCGGTGGCGGAAGCTCTCGGCGGCCGGTCCGTCGCCCTCGGTCCCGGACTGCCGGGACGGCTGAACCCCCTGGACGCAGCCCCACGCCCGGAGAGCGTCTCCGAGACCGACTGGGTCGGCGAGATCCGTAAGCGGCGCCTGCTCCTGCTCGGCTCTCTCGCCCGGACCGTCCTGGGCCGGGACCTGATGCCCATGGAACACACCGCCCTGGACATCGCCCTCGACGCCGTCGTCACCCGCGCCGCCGACACGCACCGCGCCCCACTCCTCGGCGACGTCGCCGCCACCCTCAACAACCCCAGCGCACTCGACGAAGCCGCCGGGATGATGTCGGGCCAACTCGGCGACGCAGCACGCGACCTCGCCCACGCCATGCGGCGCCTCGTCCACGGCGACCTGGCCGGCATGTTCGACGCCCCTTCCACCGTCGCCTTCGACCCGAACGCGCCGATGCTCACCATCGACCTGTCCCGCCTCGGCGGCTCCGGCGACGACACCGCCCTCGTCCTGGCGATGACCTGCGCCTCCGCCTGGATGGAGTCCGCCCTCTCCGACCCCAAGGGCGGCCGGCGCTGGATCGTGTACGACGAGGCATGGCGCCTGATGCGACACGTCGGACTGCTCCAGCGCATGCAGGCCCAGTGGAAGCTCAGCCGCGGCCTCGGCATCGCCAACCTCATGGTGATCCACCGGCTGTCTGACCTGCTCACCGCCGGCGACGCCGGATCACAGGGTCGGGCGCTGGCCGAAGGACTCCTCGCCGACTGCTCCACCCGCATCATCTACCGCCAGGAGACCGACCAACTCCACGCCGCGGCCTCTTTGCTCGGCCTGACCTCCGTCGAAATGGATGCCATCGCCCACCTCAACCGAGGGCGTGGCCTGTGGAAAGTCGCCGGACGATCTTTCATCGTGCAGCACCTCCTGCACGCGTACGAGCTGGCGCTCTTCGACACCGATGCCCGGATGCATTGA
- a CDS encoding DUF6238 family protein: protein MTSRTPPDDAHPYLRAASAGVRHHTRALASSDATPPRPADRLHLDVLHAHLTALHQLLDRLAETTRPPHPVAGRHLASAHTRLWQATSEVHAAFHLLPSTTVADAEASACHPEQLPEGPPALTICQRHLTAGHVIRRKTTPTDLRPHTTACVR, encoded by the coding sequence TTGACCTCCCGCACACCTCCGGACGACGCGCACCCCTACCTCCGCGCCGCGAGCGCCGGAGTCCGCCACCACACCCGGGCCCTTGCCTCGTCGGACGCGACCCCACCCCGGCCGGCGGACCGCCTGCACCTTGACGTGCTCCACGCACACCTCACCGCCCTGCACCAGCTCCTGGACCGCCTCGCCGAAACCACCCGTCCGCCACACCCCGTCGCCGGCCGCCACCTGGCCAGCGCGCACACCCGCCTCTGGCAGGCCACCAGCGAGGTTCACGCCGCCTTCCACCTGCTGCCCAGCACCACCGTGGCAGACGCCGAGGCGAGCGCGTGCCATCCAGAGCAGCTACCCGAGGGGCCGCCCGCACTGACGATCTGCCAGCGCCACCTCACCGCCGGACACGTCATCCGCCGCAAGACCACCCCCACCGACCTTCGCCCGCACACCACGGCCTGCGTGCGATGA